The following are encoded together in the Sparus aurata chromosome 1, fSpaAur1.1, whole genome shotgun sequence genome:
- the LOC115578889 gene encoding serine protease HTRA3-like translates to MQFLLLTAAILFTHDLTGAVRSDKCASRCDVSSCPSPSCPGGYVPDRCNCCLACSPREGDPCGRKNDLPCGDGLECKLLAAGRRRGSKGVCRCKMEHEVCGSDGKTYGNVCKMRAASRKAEQKGRAAVSQAHKGACSPSGADPSLAQSGSLRYKFNFIADVVEKIAPAVVHIELFIRHPLFGRHLRLSSGSGFIVTHAGVIVTNAHVVTPTATSTGRPQLRVQLHDGDAYEASVRDVDRKADIATIKVNPQKKLPVLPLGRSADLRPGEFVVAIGSPFALQNTVTTGIVSTAQRDGKELGIKDSDMDYIQTDAIINYGNSGGPLVNLDGEVIGINTLKVTAGISFAIPSDRISRFLNESQSKHSKEKTRQQRRLTEEPQSDAELSEVKRRLLGIRMLTITESLVAELRRQHQDFPEVSGGVLVQQVIPDTPAQNGGIMEGDVIVKLNGRPVRTTEDIHAVLQRDGPLLLEVRRGNDDLLFSIHPQVILH, encoded by the exons CGATTCTCTTTACGCACGACCTGACCGGTGCTGTGCGCTCCGACAAGTGCGCCTCCCGGTGCGACGTGAGCTCGTGTCCGAGCCCCAGCTGTCCCGGCGGGTACGTCCCGGACAGATGTAACTGCTGCCTGGCGTGTTCGCCGCGGGAGGGAGACCCCTGCGGCCGCAAGAACGACCTGCCCTGCGGGGACGGCCTGGAGTGCAAGCTGCTCGCCGCGGGGAGGCGGCGAGGCTCCAAGGGGGTCTGCCGGTGCAAGATGGAGCATGAAGTGTGTGGAAGCGACGGGAAAACGTACGGTAACGTGTGCAAGATGAGAGCAGCCAGCCGGAAGGCCGAGCAGAAGGGGAGAGCTGCAGTCAGCCAGGCGCACAAAGGAGCGTGTTCACCTTCAGGCGCAG ATCCCTCATTGGCCCAATCAGGCAGCCTTCGCTACAAGTTCAACTTCATCGCCGATGTGGTCGAGAAAATAGCACCTGCTGTTGTCCACATTGAACTGTttataag ACATCCTCTGTTTGGTCGCCACCTGCGCCTCTCCAGCGGCTCCGGTTTTATCGTCACCCACGCAGGTGTGATCGTGACAAACGCTCACGTGGTGACCCCGACCGCCACCTCGACGGGGAGGCCCCAGCTGCGTGTGCAACTCCACGACGGCGACGCATACGAGGCCTCGGTCAGGGATGTAGACAGGAAGGCCGACATCGCCACAATCAAGGTCAATCCTCAG AAGAAGCTTCCCGTGCTGCCTCTGGGCCGTTCAGCTGATCTGAGACCAGGGGAGTTTGTGGTCGCCATTGGCAGCCCCTTCGCCCTGCAGAACACCGTCACCACTGGCATCGTCAGCACGGCTCAGAGAGACGGCAAGGAGCTGGGCATCAAGGACTCAGACATGGACTACATCCAGACTGACGCTATCATTAat TACGGGAACTCTGGAGGGCCTCTCGTTAACTTG GACGGCGAGGTGATAGGCATCAACACTCTGAAAGTGACAGCAGGGATCTCCTTCGCTATTCCCTCGGACAGGATCAGCCGCTTCCTCAACGAGTCACAGAGCAAACACAGCAAAG AAAAGACAAGACAGCAGAGACGACTCACAGAGGAACCCCAGTCGGATGCAG aGTTGTCAGAAGTCAAGAGACGTCTTTTAGGCATCAGGATGCTTACTATAACCGAAAG TCTAGTAGCTGAGTTGAGACGTCAGCATCAAGACTTTCCTGAGGTCAGCGGTGGGGTTCTGGTGCAGCAGGTCATACCTGACACTCCAGCACAAAA TGGAGGGATTATGGAAGGTGACGTTATAGTCAAACTGAATGGACGACCGGTCAGGACCACTGAAGACATCCACGCGGTGCTGCAGCGGGACGGGCCTCTCCTGCTCGAGGTTCGTCGAGGCAACGATGACCTGCTGTTCAGCATCCACCCTCAAGTCATTCTACACTGA